A genome region from Chloroflexota bacterium includes the following:
- a CDS encoding 5,10-methylenetetrahydrofolate reductase produces the protein MKSITKQKSFDEIKEQLEGLDKVYVIGCGTCATMTKTGGIEEVQCMKDRLQELGKIVTGSTVIPTACDEMTEVALKENNGAINSSSCILVMSCALGVHKVSCYIDKPVIPALDTLFIGLEDEPGNFHEVCAQCGHCVLGQTAGICPLTACHKGLLNGPCGGTNKGKCEVDITKDCAWTLIYQRLEAQGRLDMMRKYQPPKNFQATPRPRTIKIA, from the coding sequence ATGAAATCTATCACCAAGCAGAAGTCTTTCGATGAAATCAAAGAACAACTGGAAGGATTAGACAAGGTTTACGTTATTGGCTGTGGTACTTGTGCAACCATGACAAAAACTGGTGGTATAGAGGAAGTCCAATGTATGAAGGACCGTCTTCAGGAACTGGGTAAAATTGTTACCGGCTCGACGGTTATTCCTACTGCTTGTGATGAGATGACAGAAGTCGCCCTCAAAGAGAACAATGGAGCTATCAACAGTTCAAGCTGTATTCTGGTTATGTCTTGTGCCTTAGGGGTGCACAAGGTCAGTTGCTATATTGATAAGCCTGTTATTCCAGCGCTGGATACCCTGTTTATCGGTCTGGAGGATGAGCCGGGCAACTTTCACGAAGTCTGTGCTCAGTGTGGTCACTGTGTTCTGGGACAGACAGCCGGTATCTGCCCGTTAACAGCTTGCCATAAAGGATTGCTAAACGGACCATGCGGTGGCACCAATAAGGGCAAGTGTGAGGTTGACATAACGAAAGATTGTGCCTGGACACTCATATACCAGCGACTGGAAGCGCAGGGCAGGCTTGATATGATGCGAAAGTATCAGCCACCCAAGAACTTCCAGGCGACACCTAGGCCGCGGACGATTAAAATCGCGTGA
- a CDS encoding 5,10-methylenetetrahydrofolate reductase has product MATRFKEALNSGKFVITSEIGPPKGTNIEKMHHHIDLLKDRVVAMNVTDHQSSVMRFPSIGGCLAIKERGGEPILQMTCRDRNRLALQAELLFAYTRGVRNVLCLTGDAVPVGDHKEAKGVFDLDSLQLLRTIRLLESGKDLGGNDLDGAVEFCAGAIVTPEANPIEPQLLKFEKKIEVGAEFFQTQAIYDLDNFAKFMKFARQFSVKILAGIVLLTSARMAKYMTENVPGIFVPQNLIDELAAAPKGEALNKGIEIAGRMIAALKKDSVCDGVHVMAIGREELVPDILAAAGF; this is encoded by the coding sequence ATGGCGACACGCTTTAAAGAAGCTCTTAACTCCGGCAAGTTTGTGATAACCAGTGAGATTGGGCCACCTAAAGGGACGAACATTGAGAAGATGCACCATCACATAGACCTTCTCAAAGATAGAGTCGTTGCCATGAATGTCACTGACCATCAAAGCTCAGTGATGCGTTTTCCGTCGATTGGTGGCTGTCTGGCTATTAAAGAGCGCGGTGGTGAGCCGATTCTTCAGATGACCTGCCGCGATCGCAACCGGCTTGCCCTTCAAGCTGAGCTGCTTTTTGCTTATACCAGGGGCGTAAGGAATGTCCTCTGCCTTACTGGTGACGCTGTCCCTGTTGGCGACCATAAAGAGGCTAAAGGCGTCTTTGACCTGGATTCACTTCAACTGTTGAGAACCATCCGCCTACTGGAATCAGGTAAAGACCTTGGCGGGAATGACCTTGATGGAGCTGTAGAATTCTGTGCTGGAGCCATAGTTACACCTGAAGCCAATCCGATAGAACCTCAGTTGCTCAAGTTTGAAAAGAAAATCGAGGTTGGTGCTGAATTCTTTCAGACTCAGGCCATCTACGACCTGGATAATTTCGCCAAATTCATGAAGTTTGCCCGCCAGTTTTCCGTCAAGATTCTAGCCGGGATAGTATTGCTTACGTCGGCCAGGATGGCGAAGTACATGACTGAGAATGTGCCCGGTATCTTTGTGCCCCAGAATCTGATTGATGAGCTAGCTGCTGCTCCCAAGGGGGAAGCGCTCAATAAAGGCATTGAAATTGCCGGCAGGATGATTGCTGCGCTGAAGAAGGATTCCGTTTGCGATGGAGTTCACGTTATGGCCATCGGCAGGGAAGAATTGGTTCCAGACATACTGGCGGCTGCCGGATTTTAA
- a CDS encoding zinc ribbon domain-containing protein, with product MRAVGVLLLVLGIVGLLLNLILWLPVGFNVIIVALVSAVCFTAIWGGGRLSQARTEFVTEPAKKYEPTAQQPQWVQQSVACPKCGCHVVPGQRFCGGCGSSLESYCARCGGAITAPSRFCGNCGAKLS from the coding sequence ATGAGAGCTGTAGGTGTGCTTTTACTTGTTCTGGGAATAGTAGGACTGCTATTAAACTTGATATTGTGGCTTCCTGTCGGATTTAACGTTATTATTGTGGCACTTGTCTCCGCGGTCTGTTTTACGGCTATTTGGGGTGGTGGCAGGCTGTCACAGGCAAGGACAGAGTTTGTGACAGAGCCGGCAAAGAAATATGAGCCAACGGCTCAGCAACCCCAGTGGGTACAGCAGAGCGTCGCTTGTCCTAAATGCGGTTGTCACGTTGTCCCAGGCCAGCGATTCTGTGGAGGCTGCGGTTCAAGCTTGGAATCTTATTGTGCTAGATGCGGAGGTGCTATTACTGCCCCATCAAGATTCTGTGGCAATTGCGGTGCCAAATTGAGCTGA
- a CDS encoding (Fe-S)-binding protein, with protein MIDSKLVDNIKAYGACSGSGEERRKILVDDIGFRIGEKAEYVIITGCFQPEGMPHVMRALKELLDRFRVDYTLLQKEYCCSWMPIGQPAVMAKNEEDIAKSKELSREFILENFKQAEALGAKAIVLFCGACEPNYTNCRRDTKLEVIPYSELLDRYFTGGKLDAELDYYAGCYRFRRRITSEPVDVSPAVRVLNKINGLRVNHLDANLCCYIPPHMEQLIGSLTTKILVNICSGCYHSLRGKLQERPDIRVRMLPEVVLEAIQ; from the coding sequence ATGATAGACAGCAAGCTGGTGGATAACATAAAAGCTTACGGTGCCTGTAGCGGTTCGGGTGAAGAAAGGCGAAAAATTCTTGTCGATGATATAGGGTTCAGGATAGGTGAGAAGGCAGAGTATGTAATCATCACGGGCTGTTTTCAACCTGAGGGAATGCCCCATGTGATGCGAGCGCTGAAAGAGCTGCTCGACCGCTTTAGAGTAGACTATACGCTGTTGCAAAAGGAGTACTGCTGTAGCTGGATGCCTATCGGGCAGCCTGCGGTAATGGCTAAAAACGAAGAGGACATCGCTAAATCCAAAGAGCTGTCCAGAGAGTTTATCTTGGAAAACTTCAAGCAGGCTGAAGCGTTGGGGGCGAAGGCGATTGTGTTGTTCTGCGGTGCCTGCGAACCCAACTATACTAATTGCCGGAGAGATACTAAGCTAGAGGTCATTCCCTATAGCGAGCTTCTTGACCGCTACTTCACCGGCGGCAAGTTGGATGCGGAGTTGGATTATTATGCCGGCTGTTACAGATTTCGGCGACGGATAACTTCTGAGCCAGTGGATGTTTCGCCAGCGGTGCGAGTGCTCAACAAAATCAATGGACTTAGGGTGAATCATCTGGACGCCAATTTGTGCTGCTATATTCCGCCGCATATGGAACAGCTCATTGGTAGCCTGACAACTAAGATTTTGGTCAACATCTGTTCCGGTTGCTATCATAGTCTCAGGGGCAAGTTGCAGGAAAGGCCTGATATTCGGGTAAGAATGCTCCCTGAGGTGGTTCTGGAAGCAATCCAGTAG
- a CDS encoding cupin domain-containing protein, translating to MQHSKKKADAKVSAAQVARLIDLVNYQEGSIVSREIVSKPTGTITLFAFDEGQGLSEHTAPFDALVCLLDGEAEIVISGKPFCLKEGEMVIMPANETHALRARTRLKMLLIMIRS from the coding sequence GTGCAGCATAGTAAGAAAAAGGCGGATGCTAAAGTATCCGCAGCTCAGGTGGCAAGGTTAATTGACCTGGTAAATTATCAGGAAGGCTCTATAGTCAGCAGGGAGATAGTAAGTAAGCCAACAGGAACTATTACCTTATTCGCTTTCGATGAAGGCCAAGGCTTGAGCGAGCATACAGCCCCATTTGACGCTTTAGTTTGTCTACTTGATGGTGAAGCAGAAATCGTTATTTCAGGCAAGCCCTTTTGCTTGAAGGAGGGCGAAATGGTCATAATGCCCGCCAACGAAACACACGCCCTGAGGGCGAGAACTAGACTCAAGATGCTTTTGATAATGATAAGGTCGTGA
- a CDS encoding response regulator transcription factor, whose product MAGSKILLVDDEPKVCELVKAYLVKDGYDVIIAADGKTAVEQAQRHKPDLILLDLNLPELDGLEVCRTIRKQSNVPIIMLTARDEEVDKIVGLEIGADDYVTKPFSPRELAARVSAVLRRYREGPKQGEQIIAGELRLDPEKHEAIYTGQQLSLTAAEFKLLAVLARNPGRVYTRLQLMDSAFGESYEGYERTIDAHIKNIRQKMSKLAPESANPLVTIRGVGYKLEK is encoded by the coding sequence ATGGCAGGTAGTAAGATTTTGCTGGTTGACGATGAGCCTAAGGTTTGCGAGCTCGTTAAGGCATACCTCGTAAAGGATGGTTATGATGTTATCATCGCTGCCGATGGCAAAACTGCCGTTGAGCAGGCTCAGCGTCATAAGCCAGACCTTATCCTGTTGGATTTGAATTTGCCTGAACTGGATGGTCTGGAGGTTTGCCGAACCATCAGAAAGCAATCAAACGTGCCGATTATCATGCTTACAGCTCGTGATGAAGAGGTGGATAAAATTGTCGGTCTGGAGATTGGAGCTGATGATTATGTTACCAAGCCGTTCAGTCCCCGTGAGCTTGCTGCCAGGGTCAGTGCTGTATTGCGGAGGTATAGGGAAGGTCCGAAGCAGGGTGAACAGATTATTGCTGGAGAGCTTCGCCTAGACCCGGAAAAACATGAGGCTATTTATACAGGACAACAGCTTAGCCTGACCGCTGCTGAATTTAAATTGCTCGCCGTCCTGGCCCGTAATCCGGGTAGAGTTTATACCAGACTCCAGTTGATGGATTCAGCCTTTGGTGAGTCCTATGAGGGTTATGAGCGCACTATAGATGCTCACATTAAAAATATCAGACAGAAGATGTCAAAATTGGCGCCGGAATCTGCTAACCCGTTGGTTACAATCCGCGGTGTTGGCTACAAATTGGAGAAATAA
- a CDS encoding HAMP domain-containing protein — translation MIHSLSVKLSLLFVGIALVSVGVIALWVNNSVQSEFCSYCQTNSQMQAPPGSVCTGPECGGRCGAPFYMGEAEQAFLNAVRNSLWLAALVAVLVGVALGFLFSWLITGPMRQLTLAARKVAAGDFSHRVPQKSDDEIGEVSDAFNTMAEQLEKKEKSRRQLLADIAHELRNPLSIIQGNLEAWLDGVITPAPDQVASVYDETVLLSRLVTDLRDLSLAEAGQLKLYQNATELSEFIFAQIASVQNRCLEKLISINAELPTGLPSVFIDRDRIRQVLHNLIDNALRYTRAGGTIKIGASYKTPGWVTVSVSDSGSGIATEDLPHVFDHFYKADRSRQRGHGGAGIGLAMVKRLVELHGGTVWVESRKGKGSTFFFTLPVA, via the coding sequence ATGATACATAGTTTATCGGTGAAGCTCTCTCTTCTCTTTGTGGGAATTGCCTTGGTGAGTGTGGGTGTTATAGCTCTGTGGGTGAATAATTCGGTCCAGAGTGAATTCTGTAGCTACTGTCAAACAAATTCGCAGATGCAAGCTCCTCCAGGCTCTGTTTGTACTGGTCCAGAGTGTGGTGGTCGGTGTGGGGCGCCGTTTTACATGGGTGAGGCTGAACAAGCTTTTCTTAATGCCGTTCGTAATTCTTTGTGGCTGGCAGCGTTAGTAGCGGTCTTGGTTGGCGTTGCTTTGGGTTTCTTGTTCAGCTGGCTCATTACTGGGCCCATGAGACAACTGACTTTGGCAGCACGTAAAGTTGCCGCCGGCGATTTTTCACATCGGGTTCCCCAGAAATCTGATGATGAGATCGGTGAAGTATCTGATGCTTTTAATACTATGGCTGAGCAGCTGGAGAAGAAGGAGAAGAGCAGGCGCCAGTTACTGGCTGACATCGCCCATGAATTGCGCAATCCACTCAGCATTATCCAGGGGAATTTGGAAGCCTGGCTCGATGGAGTTATTACGCCTGCGCCGGACCAGGTTGCCTCGGTATATGATGAAACCGTGCTTCTTTCCCGATTGGTAACCGACCTTAGGGATCTATCACTGGCGGAAGCCGGCCAACTTAAGTTATATCAGAATGCCACTGAGCTGAGCGAATTCATTTTCGCACAGATAGCCAGTGTCCAAAATCGTTGTCTAGAGAAGCTAATTTCCATTAATGCGGAGCTACCAACCGGATTGCCGTCGGTGTTCATTGACAGGGACCGCATACGTCAAGTGCTGCACAATCTGATTGATAATGCTCTTAGGTATACACGAGCCGGCGGGACTATTAAAATTGGCGCAAGTTACAAAACACCGGGTTGGGTTACGGTATCTGTATCAGATTCGGGAAGCGGCATAGCTACCGAGGACTTACCTCATGTTTTCGACCATTTCTACAAGGCAGACCGGTCGCGGCAGAGGGGGCACGGAGGAGCCGGCATAGGGCTGGCTATGGTGAAGAGGCTCGTAGAATTGCATGGAGGAACGGTGTGGGTGGAAAGCCGTAAGGGCAAGGGAAGCACCTTTTTCTTCACATTGCCTGTGGCCTGA
- a CDS encoding ZIP family zinc transporter — MIQVVIYGFVGALGLITGSICGCFFKIKEKAIGILMAFGAGALIAALSFGLLEESYRLSGLYHTIWAFAFGGLLFVLGDLLIIKLGGRGHKRHYNAQETTGWAIVLGAVLDGIPESLALGVALLLGKSLGFVIMIAIFLSNFPEGISSAYDLTRTGQKRTRVLLTWVLVAFVGFIFVILGYMVFGHISQTVLGVTEAIAAGALLAMVSSTMIPESFRESGFSASLVTMFGFLVIFFLSKIAL; from the coding sequence ATGATTCAAGTTGTTATCTACGGCTTTGTTGGCGCTCTTGGTCTTATTACTGGTAGTATTTGCGGTTGCTTTTTCAAAATCAAAGAAAAGGCAATTGGAATTCTCATGGCTTTTGGCGCCGGCGCCTTAATTGCTGCCTTATCCTTTGGTCTCCTAGAGGAATCTTACAGGTTATCCGGGCTTTACCATACAATATGGGCCTTTGCTTTTGGGGGGTTATTATTTGTTTTAGGCGACCTATTGATTATTAAACTGGGAGGGCGAGGCCATAAACGACATTATAATGCTCAAGAAACAACCGGTTGGGCGATTGTTTTAGGAGCGGTTTTAGATGGAATCCCAGAATCTTTAGCCTTGGGTGTTGCTTTGCTGCTTGGTAAAAGCTTGGGTTTTGTGATAATGATTGCCATTTTCTTATCCAATTTCCCAGAAGGTATTTCTTCAGCTTATGACCTTACAAGAACTGGCCAGAAACGTACTAGAGTTCTTCTAACCTGGGTTTTAGTGGCTTTTGTGGGATTTATTTTTGTGATCTTGGGGTATATGGTCTTTGGGCACATTTCTCAAACCGTTTTGGGCGTTACTGAAGCCATAGCCGCTGGAGCGCTTCTGGCTATGGTTTCCTCGACGATGATTCCTGAGTCCTTTAGAGAGAGTGGATTTTCTGCTTCACTGGTTACCATGTTTGGTTTCTTGGTCATCTTTTTCTTATCAAAAATTGCCTTGTGA
- a CDS encoding lysoplasmalogenase, producing MTAAQKTLLYIFLAFAILFIGLLPLEPYAGNFVIKAIPAISLAVLAFIAVSGSRGKLLFASLLFCAAADIALELAAGKYFVIGLGLFLIAHILFIVTFSRDLKAQKSQIPFVVLLIVYAKMMAFVLTPYLKEMAIPVYIYMTAITLMGIFASLRASKNDFTLYGAISFIVSDSILAINKFMMPVPAVDYFVMVTYYLALFLIVYGFVKE from the coding sequence ATGACCGCTGCGCAAAAGACCTTGCTCTATATCTTCCTCGCATTCGCTATCCTTTTCATCGGTCTCCTACCGCTAGAACCTTACGCCGGTAATTTCGTCATCAAAGCCATACCGGCAATAAGCCTGGCTGTGCTGGCATTCATAGCAGTTTCCGGCTCGAGAGGCAAGCTGCTGTTTGCGTCTCTCCTGTTCTGCGCTGCTGCCGATATAGCCCTAGAACTAGCAGCAGGAAAGTACTTCGTTATTGGCCTGGGATTATTCCTCATCGCCCACATACTGTTCATAGTAACTTTTTCCAGAGATTTAAAGGCTCAAAAATCTCAGATCCCTTTCGTCGTTCTCCTCATCGTCTATGCTAAGATGATGGCTTTTGTCCTGACACCCTACCTCAAAGAGATGGCAATACCCGTCTACATATATATGACAGCTATAACTTTGATGGGCATCTTTGCATCATTACGGGCTTCAAAGAACGACTTCACACTTTATGGAGCCATATCTTTTATCGTTTCCGATTCGATTCTGGCCATCAATAAATTCATGATGCCGGTGCCGGCGGTCGACTACTTTGTCATGGTCACCTATTACCTAGCACTATTCTTAATAGTCTATGGGTTCGTGAAAGAATAA
- a CDS encoding DUF3147 domain-containing protein: MDIKLLSLYFVLGGTIVSLVTYFGAQGKGLLSAFIAFFPSITIVTLFSIYFASGVGATVSYFKGMLFLIPAWVLYAVAMIFILPRWGIIPSVIIGVFLYVAVALVTMRFAH; this comes from the coding sequence ATGGATATTAAGTTACTGTCGTTATATTTTGTGCTTGGTGGAACGATTGTGAGTTTGGTGACTTATTTTGGGGCTCAGGGGAAGGGGCTGCTTTCTGCTTTCATAGCCTTTTTCCCCAGCATAACCATCGTAACCCTGTTCAGTATATATTTCGCCAGCGGTGTCGGTGCCACGGTTTCCTATTTCAAGGGCATGCTGTTTTTGATACCAGCCTGGGTTCTTTATGCTGTCGCCATGATATTTATCCTGCCTCGGTGGGGGATTATACCTTCTGTTATCATCGGTGTATTCCTTTATGTGGCCGTTGCCTTGGTAACCATGCGGTTTGCCCATTAG
- a CDS encoding ABC transporter ATP-binding protein, with translation MLEVRNLTKIYGLGEVEVRALDSVSFTVATGDMVCIMGKSGSGKSTLLRQLGLLDRPTSGQIILDNEAVTELSDDARATLRLQHLGYVFQEYALLAELTAHENVYLPGMMLGEKGVGFKERARELLELVGLGRRIRHYPKELSGGEQQRVAIARALINNPRIIFADEPCANLDTISSKKVMETLVSLNQEMKVTVIFVSHDPDDKRYARGLIVLSDGKMVKKGSPIQ, from the coding sequence ATGTTAGAGGTTCGAAATCTAACCAAAATATACGGTCTTGGCGAGGTGGAGGTTAGGGCGTTGGATAGTGTGTCTTTCACTGTGGCGACTGGAGACATGGTCTGCATTATGGGCAAGAGCGGTTCAGGGAAATCCACATTGCTCAGGCAGTTAGGGCTGCTTGACAGGCCTACTTCAGGGCAAATAATTCTTGATAATGAAGCTGTAACCGAGCTGTCAGATGACGCTAGAGCCACGCTGCGCCTCCAGCATTTGGGCTACGTTTTCCAGGAATATGCGCTGCTTGCGGAGCTGACCGCTCATGAAAATGTCTATTTACCTGGCATGATGCTCGGAGAAAAGGGAGTTGGCTTCAAGGAAAGGGCTAGAGAGCTGCTTGAGCTGGTTGGCTTGGGGCGCAGGATACGTCATTATCCTAAGGAATTGTCTGGTGGTGAACAGCAGAGGGTGGCCATTGCTCGTGCATTGATAAACAATCCCAGGATTATCTTTGCCGATGAGCCCTGTGCTAATCTGGACACTATATCCAGTAAGAAGGTGATGGAAACATTGGTCAGTCTTAATCAGGAGATGAAGGTTACTGTTATTTTTGTTTCTCATGACCCCGACGATAAAAGATATGCCCGAGGTTTAATCGTGCTCAGCGATGGCAAAATGGTGAAAAAAGGTAGTCCAATACAATGA
- a CDS encoding ABC transporter permease yields MTRSLRVAIFLALKSIVKGNVGVIILTIFMLILVTMNLLFVPGLISGATVSMNAILIKTYSGDIIIEPEGDDNVISHADDLIASIESVDGVVAASARNNINAYITFEDERVSCVVTGIEPAREKAVFEVAECLIEGRYLDSRDRGQILLGVQLAGADLEDIELYSSSLRHVHAGDKVVVTYSNGPEKQYTAKGIFDTGFIQTDMQAFVTELEFNSVMPNMNNKASSIRVKLEDGADPEIVIERIASLRDGLDFQTWDETAGLVESMTDSFTLINQILNVVNYLVAGITVFIVTYVDVINRRRQIGIQRAIGIKSNSITISYLIRALFYAVVGLIIGILAFKYLIIPIEARHPFEFPFGPAYLTTRTAYTARMAFILLVVSLAAAFIPVWRVMRIKILDAIWG; encoded by the coding sequence ATGACCAGGTCATTGAGAGTGGCGATATTCCTGGCCTTAAAGTCGATTGTTAAGGGGAATGTCGGCGTCATTATATTAACAATTTTCATGTTAATCCTGGTGACCATGAATCTTCTCTTTGTCCCGGGGCTGATCAGTGGGGCAACCGTGAGCATGAATGCTATACTGATAAAGACCTATTCGGGAGATATTATTATCGAGCCTGAGGGTGATGATAATGTCATAAGCCACGCTGATGACCTTATAGCCAGCATTGAATCTGTAGACGGTGTTGTAGCTGCCAGTGCCAGGAATAACATAAATGCCTACATCACTTTTGAAGATGAGCGGGTCAGTTGCGTTGTCACCGGGATTGAGCCAGCGCGGGAAAAAGCGGTTTTTGAGGTCGCGGAGTGTTTGATTGAGGGCAGATATCTTGATTCTCGCGACCGTGGGCAAATACTCCTGGGCGTTCAGCTAGCCGGTGCCGACCTTGAGGATATTGAGTTGTATTCCAGTTCATTGCGTCATGTGCACGCTGGTGACAAAGTGGTGGTAACTTATAGCAACGGCCCTGAGAAACAGTATACGGCTAAAGGTATATTTGATACGGGATTTATTCAAACTGACATGCAGGCTTTTGTGACCGAGCTGGAATTCAATTCAGTAATGCCGAATATGAATAACAAGGCCAGCAGCATACGAGTCAAGCTAGAAGATGGCGCTGACCCTGAGATAGTAATTGAACGAATAGCCAGTCTAAGAGATGGCCTTGATTTCCAGACATGGGATGAGACTGCTGGGCTTGTGGAGAGCATGACTGATAGCTTTACTCTGATAAATCAGATACTAAACGTAGTCAACTACCTGGTAGCTGGAATTACAGTCTTCATAGTCACCTATGTTGATGTAATCAACAGGCGGCGCCAGATAGGTATACAGCGTGCCATAGGCATTAAATCTAATTCCATTACCATCTCCTATTTAATCCGGGCGCTGTTCTATGCGGTGGTCGGGTTAATTATTGGTATTCTGGCATTCAAGTACCTGATAATCCCCATAGAAGCCCGGCATCCCTTTGAGTTTCCCTTTGGTCCCGCCTATCTCACCACCAGGACTGCTTACACCGCGCGCATGGCTTTCATTCTGCTGGTCGTGTCGCTCGCAGCTGCGTTTATACCAGTGTGGCGGGTAATGAGGATAAAAATTTTGGACGCTATCTGGGGATGA
- a CDS encoding sensor domain-containing diguanylate cyclase, which translates to MASKGTEKELKRLTAIIELHHSIGANLELEQICRISVRELADALGCDGCAIMLIEGDEVKIMAEKGFAQTFGEMTFSVDMPAIRHILNTKEDIFTGDVTNSPAASCVPHGCAMNSLICAPIMVDDEVKGIIHLDSSEKNAFDRADLEFAQLLAKEISIAMERSFLYSEVRDSSISDGLTGCFNRRKFDVDIAVEIATAKRYKKPLSFFMVDVDWFKKYNDFHGHPKGDAVLNKLVNVLTCHVRSSDKIYRYGGEEFAILLPDTNKEEASLIAIRVQEAIGQEQFEGEKESQPDGKVTVSIGVATFPVDADNKDGLITAADSALYKAKQSGRNRVCAF; encoded by the coding sequence ATGGCAAGCAAAGGCACGGAGAAAGAGCTCAAAAGATTAACAGCGATCATAGAGCTACACCATAGTATCGGCGCTAATTTAGAGTTGGAGCAGATCTGTCGTATATCGGTAAGAGAGCTTGCAGATGCACTGGGTTGCGATGGGTGTGCCATCATGTTGATTGAGGGCGATGAGGTCAAAATCATGGCAGAAAAAGGCTTTGCCCAAACGTTTGGAGAGATGACATTTAGCGTTGACATGCCGGCCATAAGACATATATTAAATACGAAAGAAGATATCTTTACTGGAGATGTCACCAATAGTCCTGCTGCGAGCTGTGTCCCTCATGGATGTGCTATGAATTCTCTGATTTGCGCTCCTATTATGGTAGATGACGAAGTGAAGGGAATTATTCATTTAGATTCCTCGGAGAAGAATGCTTTTGATAGAGCGGATTTGGAATTTGCCCAACTTTTAGCTAAAGAGATTTCTATAGCCATGGAGAGGTCCTTTCTGTATTCTGAGGTCCGCGATAGTTCAATAAGTGATGGGCTAACTGGTTGCTTTAATCGCAGGAAATTTGATGTGGACATCGCTGTTGAGATTGCCACCGCTAAAAGATATAAAAAGCCACTATCGTTCTTCATGGTAGATGTAGATTGGTTCAAGAAGTACAATGATTTTCACGGGCACCCGAAGGGTGATGCGGTGCTAAACAAATTGGTGAATGTGTTGACATGCCATGTACGATCATCCGACAAAATATACAGGTATGGTGGGGAGGAATTTGCAATTCTGCTTCCGGATACTAACAAGGAGGAGGCTTCATTAATTGCAATTAGGGTGCAGGAAGCAATCGGGCAAGAGCAATTTGAGGGAGAGAAGGAAAGTCAACCCGATGGAAAGGTAACAGTCAGTATTGGCGTTGCCACCTTTCCGGTAGATGCTGATAATAAAGACGGACTGATAACGGCTGCCGACTCGGCGCTTTACAAAGCGAAACAGTCCGGTAGAAATCGGGTTTGCGCTTTTTAG
- a CDS encoding IS110 family transposase — translation MKYIGLDCHKQYDHATLINTETGEVKAKRLAHIEEEFREFIGDKADTKMVIESCWNWSKTYELAKDLVEEIILAHPLKVKAIASAKVKTDAIDSRTLAQLLMADLIPQAIVKQVGTRLSTRRSIGCRGKKCRGYLIDLICTVGIL, via the coding sequence ATGAAGTATATAGGTTTAGACTGTCACAAGCAATACGATCACGCAACTCTAATTAACACAGAAACCGGAGAGGTGAAGGCAAAGAGGTTGGCTCATATCGAGGAGGAATTTAGAGAATTCATAGGGGATAAGGCTGACACCAAGATGGTAATAGAGTCATGTTGGAATTGGTCCAAGACATATGAGCTAGCCAAAGACCTTGTGGAAGAGATAATTCTTGCTCATCCGCTCAAGGTGAAAGCTATCGCCTCAGCCAAAGTAAAGACCGATGCTATTGATTCTCGAACATTGGCTCAGCTGTTGATGGCTGACCTCATCCCTCAGGCTATTGTTAAGCAGGTTGGCACAAGATTATCTACCAGAAGGTCTATAGGGTGCCGCGGCAAGAAATGCCGCGGCTATCTTATTGATTTGATTTGTACGGTGGGGATACTTTAA